The Trinickia acidisoli genome includes a window with the following:
- a CDS encoding amidohydrolase family protein, whose product MNIDNLIAIDTHVHAEVSCCQPPDLFGKEFDDAADKYFGTVLRQGKRPTIPETIAYYRERKIGFVMFTVDAESQMGRRRIPNEEIAEFASNNRDIMIAFASIDPHKGKMGVREARRLIEEHGVRGFKFHPTVQGFYANDRMAYPLYEVIAEYGLPAVFHSGHSGIGSGMPGGGGLRLKYSEPIYLDDVAADFPGMKVVIAHPSWPWQDEALSICLHKPNVYIDLSGWSPKYFPPQLVQYANTLLKERMLFASDFPLIRPDRWLEDFQKAGFKPEVHPLLLKENAVRLLGLGGESSVPTV is encoded by the coding sequence ATGAACATCGACAATCTAATCGCGATCGATACGCACGTGCATGCCGAGGTGTCGTGCTGCCAGCCGCCGGACCTGTTCGGCAAGGAGTTCGACGATGCCGCGGACAAGTACTTCGGCACCGTGCTGCGGCAAGGCAAGCGTCCGACGATTCCGGAGACGATCGCGTACTACCGCGAGCGCAAGATCGGCTTCGTGATGTTTACGGTCGACGCGGAAAGCCAGATGGGCCGACGCCGCATTCCGAACGAGGAGATCGCGGAGTTCGCCTCGAACAATCGCGACATCATGATCGCGTTCGCGAGTATCGATCCGCACAAGGGCAAGATGGGCGTGCGCGAGGCGCGGCGTTTGATCGAAGAGCATGGCGTGCGCGGGTTCAAATTCCATCCGACCGTTCAGGGTTTTTATGCGAACGATCGGATGGCCTACCCGCTGTACGAAGTGATCGCGGAGTACGGACTGCCCGCGGTTTTCCACAGCGGGCATTCGGGCATCGGCAGCGGTATGCCCGGCGGAGGAGGGCTGCGCTTGAAGTATTCGGAGCCGATTTACCTTGACGACGTCGCCGCCGATTTTCCCGGCATGAAGGTCGTGATCGCTCATCCTTCATGGCCTTGGCAGGACGAAGCGCTGTCCATCTGCTTGCACAAGCCGAACGTCTATATCGACCTGTCGGGTTGGTCGCCGAAGTACTTTCCGCCGCAGCTCGTGCAGTACGCCAATACGCTGTTGAAGGAACGCATGCTGTTCGCGTCGGATTTCCCGCTGATTCGCCCCGACCGGTGGCTCGAAGATTTCCAGAAGGCCGGCTTCAAACCCGAGGTCCATCCGCTCCTGCTCAAAGAGAACGCCGTGCGTTTGCTGGGGCTCGGCGGCGAGTCGTCCGTGCCCACTGTTTGA
- a CDS encoding feruloyl-CoA synthase, whose product MADHSYRRVQFGAGPLEVTEHRDGTLRVRSTTALGAYPARVIDRLFEHAALSPERTFIARRDADEQWRHLTYAQAAAAARSIGEALLARGLDVSRPVAILSGNSIEHALIALGCLCAGVPYAPISPAYSLLDKSYGKLRHIVSLVTPGLVFVDDGVRFASAIDEAVPPGTEVVTVEAASGREYTPLAALLETHPTLAIERARAATDGDTIVKFLFTSGSTKMPKGVINTNRMWASNLVMETAAWPFLADEPPVFLDWLPWHHTFGGNQNFGLTLFHGGTLYIDDGRPTIDGMATTLANLREISPTVYFNVPKGWEEIARALESDTVLRERFYARLRMQFYAGAALEQPVWDRLHASAIAHCGERIVMNTGLGMTETAPSALMVAETEVSAGQIGVPLPGTELKLVPLGEGASRKLEVRYRGPNVTPGYWRAPEQSAQAFDEEGYFCSGDAVRWLDPSNPNRGFVFDGRVAEDFKLSTGTWVSVGPLRQRVIAVGSPYVTDVVVTGHDRDEIGVLIVPNLPACRALVGQPYLDTAQLVADPRVVEAFQSMLDKLYAEGTGSANRVARAALLDPPPSLATGEVTDKGSINQRAVLAHRAATVEALHRGNDMLHIWLPRR is encoded by the coding sequence ATGGCAGACCATTCCTACCGACGCGTGCAGTTCGGCGCCGGCCCCCTCGAAGTCACGGAACACCGCGACGGCACGCTGCGTGTGCGCTCGACCACCGCGCTCGGCGCCTACCCGGCGCGCGTCATCGATCGGCTGTTCGAGCATGCGGCTCTATCGCCCGAACGCACGTTCATCGCGCGCCGCGATGCCGACGAGCAATGGCGGCACTTGACGTATGCGCAGGCGGCGGCCGCCGCGCGCAGCATCGGCGAAGCGCTGCTCGCGCGCGGGCTCGATGTGTCGCGGCCCGTCGCGATCCTCTCGGGCAATTCGATCGAGCACGCGCTCATTGCGCTCGGTTGCCTGTGCGCGGGTGTGCCGTACGCGCCGATCTCGCCGGCCTATTCGCTGCTCGACAAAAGCTACGGCAAGCTGCGCCATATCGTCTCGCTCGTGACGCCCGGGCTCGTTTTCGTCGACGACGGCGTGCGTTTCGCGTCGGCCATCGACGAGGCGGTGCCGCCCGGGACCGAAGTCGTTACCGTCGAGGCTGCGAGCGGGCGTGAGTACACGCCGCTCGCGGCACTGCTCGAGACGCATCCGACGCTCGCGATCGAGCGTGCGCGAGCGGCGACCGACGGCGATACGATCGTCAAGTTCCTGTTCACGTCCGGATCGACGAAGATGCCCAAAGGCGTGATCAACACGAATCGGATGTGGGCGAGCAACCTCGTGATGGAAACGGCGGCGTGGCCGTTTCTCGCCGACGAGCCACCCGTTTTTCTCGATTGGCTTCCATGGCACCACACGTTCGGCGGCAATCAGAACTTCGGCCTCACGCTGTTTCACGGCGGCACGCTCTATATCGACGACGGCAGGCCCACGATCGACGGCATGGCAACCACGCTCGCGAATTTGCGTGAAATCTCGCCGACCGTCTATTTCAACGTGCCGAAGGGCTGGGAGGAAATCGCTCGCGCGCTCGAATCCGACACCGTGCTGCGCGAGCGCTTCTATGCGCGCCTGCGCATGCAGTTCTATGCGGGCGCGGCGTTGGAGCAACCCGTCTGGGATCGCTTGCATGCGAGCGCGATCGCGCACTGCGGCGAGCGGATCGTGATGAACACCGGCCTCGGCATGACGGAAACGGCCCCGTCCGCATTGATGGTCGCCGAGACCGAGGTCAGCGCCGGCCAAATCGGCGTGCCGCTGCCGGGCACCGAACTCAAACTCGTGCCGCTCGGCGAGGGTGCGAGCCGCAAGCTCGAGGTGCGCTATCGCGGCCCGAACGTCACGCCCGGATACTGGCGCGCGCCCGAACAGAGCGCGCAGGCATTCGACGAAGAAGGGTACTTCTGTTCGGGCGATGCGGTGCGCTGGCTCGATCCGTCGAATCCGAACCGCGGCTTCGTCTTCGACGGCCGCGTGGCCGAAGACTTCAAGCTCAGCACGGGCACGTGGGTCAGCGTGGGCCCGTTGCGGCAACGCGTCATCGCGGTGGGCAGCCCGTATGTCACCGATGTCGTCGTCACCGGCCACGATCGCGACGAAATCGGCGTGCTGATCGTGCCCAACTTGCCGGCCTGTCGCGCACTCGTGGGGCAGCCTTACTTGGATACGGCGCAACTCGTTGCCGATCCGCGCGTCGTCGAGGCGTTTCAGTCGATGCTCGACAAGCTCTATGCCGAAGGCACGGGCAGCGCCAATCGCGTCGCCCGTGCGGCGCTACTCGATCCGCCGCCTTCGCTCGCAACGGGCGAGGTCACCGATAAAGGCTCGATCAACCAGCGCGCGGTCTTGGCGCATCGGGCCGCCACGGTCGAGGCGCTGCATCGCGGCAACGACATGCTGCACATCTGGCTGCCGCGCCGATAA
- a CDS encoding methyl-accepting chemotaxis protein, giving the protein MTIGLAYVLRPGVAVMRRLSLGKKLALLLVPWVPSVGVLAAARYGMLYSPRVVGASAACSLYLAACLYVSVRASVRALADTVDAVCRGDLQRFAAVVGNDELADVGRGMDAMMRLLSNLVSGIRSEAELVAMAGDGMLANAEALAHRTDEQAANLRRTSENVSALVGTVEINARDAQVASALTEQVREAADGGKATVESAVLAMQGLSQRSGRMTDIIAVIDGIAFQTNILALNAAVEAARAGEAGRGFAVVAAEVRTLAQRCASAAHEVKRLIEGSATEVSAAMNLIRAAADSLIAVDAGVREITGKAHVICTASASQLDSLRGIGQSVQGLDRITHSNAQMVETSLRAADRLRRQSRQLCGAVIDMRLRQGCADEARTLVERAAGLIEREGLVAAAGHFHRRDGGFVDRDLFIIVLDRGGVFRAFGADPAKAGKAAVAAPGVNIEELNRQTFERADCGGGWIEFRSLHPSTKMPVDKMAYVRPVGAQLVVMCSVNKTDGLQAAVSSGV; this is encoded by the coding sequence ATGACGATTGGTCTCGCATACGTCCTGCGTCCAGGCGTCGCGGTCATGCGGCGCCTGTCGCTCGGCAAGAAGCTCGCGTTGTTGCTGGTGCCGTGGGTGCCGAGCGTGGGCGTGCTCGCAGCGGCGCGCTATGGCATGTTGTACTCGCCGCGGGTCGTCGGTGCGAGCGCGGCTTGCTCGCTCTACCTCGCGGCGTGTCTCTACGTGAGCGTTCGAGCATCGGTTCGTGCGCTTGCCGACACGGTCGATGCGGTGTGCCGCGGAGATCTGCAGCGGTTTGCGGCTGTAGTCGGCAACGACGAGCTGGCCGACGTCGGCCGCGGCATGGATGCCATGATGCGGCTGCTCTCGAATCTCGTATCAGGCATCCGCAGCGAAGCGGAACTCGTGGCGATGGCCGGCGACGGCATGTTGGCCAACGCCGAAGCGTTGGCTCATCGAACGGACGAGCAGGCCGCGAACTTGCGGCGTACCTCGGAGAACGTGAGCGCCCTAGTCGGCACTGTCGAGATCAACGCACGCGACGCACAGGTGGCCAGCGCGTTGACCGAGCAGGTGCGCGAGGCTGCCGACGGCGGTAAAGCCACCGTGGAGTCGGCCGTCCTGGCCATGCAAGGGCTCTCGCAACGCTCGGGAAGGATGACGGACATCATTGCGGTCATCGATGGCATTGCCTTTCAGACCAACATCCTTGCGCTGAACGCGGCCGTCGAGGCGGCGCGCGCCGGTGAGGCGGGGCGAGGCTTCGCGGTCGTGGCGGCCGAGGTGCGTACGCTTGCCCAGCGGTGCGCGAGCGCCGCTCACGAAGTGAAGCGATTGATAGAAGGTTCCGCTACCGAAGTGAGCGCGGCGATGAACTTGATTCGCGCGGCGGCCGACTCGCTCATCGCCGTCGATGCCGGCGTGCGCGAGATCACCGGCAAAGCGCACGTGATTTGCACGGCGAGCGCCTCGCAGCTCGACAGCTTGCGCGGTATCGGGCAATCGGTGCAGGGGCTCGATCGCATCACGCACAGCAACGCGCAGATGGTCGAGACATCGCTGCGCGCGGCCGATCGGTTGCGCCGGCAGTCGCGCCAGCTCTGCGGCGCGGTCATCGACATGCGATTGCGTCAGGGGTGTGCGGATGAGGCGCGTACGCTCGTCGAGCGTGCCGCGGGGCTGATCGAGCGCGAGGGCCTGGTGGCGGCGGCCGGGCACTTTCATCGGCGCGACGGTGGGTTCGTCGATCGCGACTTGTTCATCATCGTCCTGGACCGAGGCGGCGTGTTCCGCGCGTTCGGTGCCGATCCGGCCAAGGCCGGCAAGGCGGCCGTCGCGGCCCCAGGCGTGAATATCGAGGAATTGAACCGGCAAACGTTCGAGCGAGCCGATTGCGGCGGCGGATGGATCGAATTTCGCAGTCTTCATCCGTCCACGAAGATGCCGGTCGACAAAATGGCTTACGTGCGCCCGGTCGGCGCGCAGCTTGTCGTCATGTGCAGCGTCAACAAGACGGATGGGCTGCAGGCCGCGGTTTCATCCGGGGTCTGA
- a CDS encoding NAD(P)-dependent alcohol dehydrogenase, whose translation MKIKAAVVREKGGPLSIETLELEDPRDDEILVRVVATGVCHTDVVVRDGLLPTPHPVVLGHEGAGIVERVGRNVRKVVPGDAVVMTYDSCGGCPACAAHTQSYCHAFFPRNFFATRADGSSALSKNGEPIHGNFFGQSSFATYALCHPSNVVKVPADAPLELLGPLACGVQTGAGAVMNALRVPAGASFAVFGTGSVGLSAVMAARVAGATTIVAIDLHDQRLDFARSVGATHTLNPARDDVVAALTALTGYGVDYTLDTTGVAKVIRQAVDSLAPRGTCGVLGASAPGTEIALDAVHFMSGGRRVMGIVEGESTPDTFIPTLIRLHRLGMFPFDRMVKFYTLDEINEAIADSLEGKTIKPIVRM comes from the coding sequence ATGAAGATCAAAGCCGCGGTGGTTCGAGAGAAAGGCGGACCGCTTTCCATAGAAACACTCGAGCTCGAGGACCCGCGCGACGACGAAATCCTCGTGCGCGTCGTGGCAACGGGCGTGTGTCATACCGACGTGGTCGTGCGAGACGGCCTGCTGCCGACACCCCACCCCGTCGTGCTCGGCCACGAGGGCGCGGGCATCGTCGAGCGCGTGGGCCGCAACGTGCGCAAGGTCGTGCCCGGCGACGCCGTCGTCATGACCTACGATTCGTGCGGCGGCTGTCCGGCCTGCGCCGCGCATACGCAAAGCTATTGCCACGCATTCTTTCCGCGCAACTTCTTTGCGACGCGCGCAGACGGTTCAAGCGCATTGTCGAAAAACGGCGAGCCGATTCACGGCAACTTCTTCGGCCAGTCGTCATTCGCAACATACGCGCTGTGCCATCCGAGCAACGTCGTGAAGGTACCCGCGGATGCGCCGCTCGAATTGCTGGGTCCGCTCGCCTGCGGCGTGCAAACCGGAGCGGGCGCCGTCATGAATGCGCTGCGCGTGCCTGCGGGCGCGTCGTTCGCGGTGTTCGGTACGGGCTCGGTCGGGCTGTCGGCCGTCATGGCGGCACGCGTGGCCGGCGCCACGACCATCGTCGCCATCGATCTGCACGACCAACGCCTGGACTTCGCCCGCAGCGTCGGCGCCACGCATACGCTGAACCCGGCGCGCGACGATGTCGTCGCCGCGCTGACGGCCCTGACCGGTTATGGCGTGGACTACACGCTCGACACGACCGGCGTCGCAAAGGTCATTCGCCAGGCCGTCGATAGTCTCGCGCCGCGCGGCACCTGTGGCGTGCTCGGCGCGTCGGCGCCGGGCACCGAGATCGCGCTCGACGCCGTGCACTTCATGAGCGGCGGCCGCCGCGTGATGGGTATCGTCGAAGGTGAATCGACGCCGGACACGTTCATCCCGACACTGATACGCCTGCATCGGCTCGGCATGTTCCCGTTCGACCGCATGGTCAAGTTCTATACGCTCGACGAGATCAACGAGGCAATCGCCGATTCGCTCGAGGGGAAAACGATCAAACCGATCGTGAGGATGTAG
- a CDS encoding MFS transporter produces the protein MNVLSQHDTAYERKTLILLALGFGLVGLDRWIVAPLFPHMMHDLGLNFQQLGSLIGILSVAWGVWAIVMGPVSDRIGRKKILVATMIAFSLLSSLSGLAASFASLMLIRAVMGVAEGAFTPASVAATGEASLPSRRGFNQGLQLSMFSLLGLGFAPIIATQLLRVLPSWHWVFMISAVPGLIVATLIALMLRDRPKSELPHPDAAHGKANWSALFRSRNVMLGTLAILCAMAGIFVVSAMVPTYLVEVLHLDTQSMGFVVSAIGFGGFIGSFGIAGVSDFIGRRAAAVISFVCAAVLLYVFSRTGANPQLLFALLFGISVFALGLLGLLSGPIATEAAPLGLVASSVGFVSGTGEIFGGGLAPVMAGFIAQHFGLSATLQFALAGLVCGAVVALFLVETAPRKRAAAGERLVTSRDAA, from the coding sequence ATGAACGTCCTTTCCCAGCATGACACCGCCTACGAGCGCAAGACGCTGATCTTGCTCGCGTTGGGCTTTGGCCTCGTCGGTCTCGATCGGTGGATCGTCGCGCCGCTGTTTCCACACATGATGCACGACCTCGGGCTCAACTTTCAGCAGCTCGGCAGTCTCATCGGCATTCTTAGCGTGGCCTGGGGCGTGTGGGCAATCGTGATGGGTCCCGTGTCGGATCGCATCGGTCGCAAGAAGATCCTCGTCGCCACGATGATCGCGTTCTCGCTGCTCTCGAGCCTCTCGGGGCTAGCAGCCAGCTTCGCGAGCTTGATGCTGATTCGGGCCGTGATGGGCGTCGCGGAAGGGGCGTTCACCCCGGCGAGCGTCGCCGCCACGGGCGAAGCGTCGCTGCCTTCGCGGCGTGGCTTCAATCAAGGTTTGCAGCTCAGCATGTTCTCGCTGCTGGGCCTCGGTTTCGCGCCGATCATCGCCACGCAACTGCTGCGCGTCCTGCCCTCGTGGCACTGGGTCTTCATGATTTCCGCCGTGCCTGGGCTCATCGTCGCGACATTGATTGCCTTAATGCTGCGCGATCGTCCGAAAAGCGAACTGCCGCACCCCGATGCCGCGCATGGCAAGGCCAATTGGAGCGCGCTCTTTCGCAGCCGGAACGTCATGCTCGGGACGCTCGCCATCCTCTGTGCGATGGCCGGCATCTTCGTCGTCAGCGCCATGGTCCCGACTTATCTCGTAGAGGTGCTGCATCTGGACACGCAAAGCATGGGCTTCGTCGTGTCAGCCATCGGCTTCGGCGGCTTCATCGGCTCGTTCGGTATCGCAGGCGTATCCGATTTCATCGGGCGGCGCGCCGCGGCGGTCATCTCGTTCGTTTGCGCCGCTGTGCTGCTCTACGTGTTTTCTCGCACGGGCGCCAACCCCCAACTCTTGTTCGCACTCCTGTTCGGTATCTCCGTGTTTGCGCTCGGTCTGCTCGGTCTCTTGAGCGGCCCGATCGCTACCGAGGCGGCGCCGCTCGGGCTCGTCGCGTCGTCGGTCGGATTCGTGTCGGGCACGGGTGAGATCTTCGGCGGCGGGCTCGCGCCGGTGATGGCGGGCTTCATCGCTCAGCACTTCGGGTTGTCCGCGACGCTCCAGTTCGCGCTGGCGGGGCTGGTGTGCGGTGCCGTCGTCGCGCTCTTTCTCGTGGAGACGGCGCCTCGCAAGCGAGCTGCGGCCGGCGAGCGTCTCGTGACTTCGCGCGATGCCGCTTGA
- a CDS encoding porin has product MKRKAVFAAAGALFASHAFAQSSVTLSGLIDGGVSYISNQGGSSVVKFDDGIEVPNLLKIDGKENLGGGLSAVFDLTSQFELGSGSFMPGQSLFGRNAYVGLDSSNWGRLTLGNQYDFMVDSLFFGFDDAAFYAQGVYDFRNGPFAGLALPGNPTGAFDWDRMAGERVQNSVKYVSPTFNGFSAGVLYGFGNVAGSIGAGNAQSFGLNYVNGPFGANAAYTLTKTAVAGVQDSVRNWGVGAHYHFGRLVTTALFTTVRNELNGAGVWQAEVGAAYSFHGPWLVSGAYSYMKGNQVVDDNHAHQLTTELQYNFSKRTNVYIAAIYQRANAGAYAQINDVMVASSSPSQFIGRIGLQTRF; this is encoded by the coding sequence ATGAAGCGTAAAGCAGTCTTCGCGGCGGCCGGTGCATTGTTCGCCTCGCACGCGTTCGCGCAGAGCAGCGTGACCCTGAGCGGTTTGATCGACGGTGGCGTGTCGTACATCAGCAATCAGGGCGGCAGCAGTGTCGTCAAGTTCGACGATGGCATCGAAGTGCCGAATCTGCTGAAGATCGACGGAAAAGAAAACTTGGGCGGCGGGCTTTCCGCGGTATTCGATTTGACGAGTCAGTTCGAACTCGGGTCGGGTTCGTTCATGCCGGGGCAGAGCTTGTTCGGGCGTAATGCCTACGTCGGACTCGACAGCAGCAACTGGGGCCGTTTGACGCTCGGCAATCAGTACGACTTCATGGTCGATTCGTTGTTCTTCGGTTTTGACGACGCGGCGTTCTATGCCCAAGGCGTCTACGATTTTCGGAACGGGCCGTTCGCCGGCCTCGCGTTGCCGGGCAACCCGACCGGCGCGTTCGACTGGGACCGCATGGCCGGCGAACGCGTACAGAACTCCGTGAAGTACGTGAGCCCGACGTTCAACGGTTTTTCCGCCGGGGTGCTGTACGGCTTCGGCAACGTAGCCGGCTCGATCGGCGCAGGCAATGCGCAAAGCTTCGGGCTCAATTACGTCAACGGGCCGTTCGGCGCGAATGCGGCCTATACGTTGACGAAGACGGCCGTCGCCGGCGTGCAGGACAGCGTGCGGAACTGGGGCGTCGGCGCGCATTACCACTTCGGCCGTCTTGTCACGACGGCGCTGTTCACGACAGTGCGCAACGAGCTGAACGGCGCGGGCGTATGGCAGGCCGAAGTGGGCGCGGCCTACTCGTTCCATGGGCCGTGGCTTGTGAGCGGCGCCTATTCGTATATGAAAGGCAATCAGGTCGTCGACGACAACCATGCCCATCAGTTGACGACGGAGTTGCAATACAACTTCTCCAAGCGTACGAACGTGTATATCGCGGCCATCTATCAGCGGGCCAACGCAGGCGCCTATGCGCAAATCAACGACGTCATGGTCGCCTCGAGCAGTCCGTCGCAGTTCATCGGGCGTATCGGGTTGCAGACGCGCTTTTGA
- a CDS encoding MarR family winged helix-turn-helix transcriptional regulator: MLPPSEDDASAQTDQSELLELVGYNIRRAYLIIQTWFDREMDKHDLRQAEFAVLSVLRGNPGINQRALADALAVAPPNLATLLDRLEGRGLLTRQRSTEDKRVQHVELTTQGVRLYGRALKAAAVADDTALEKLSRAEREQLKTLLRKIFVE, translated from the coding sequence ATGCTGCCCCCTTCCGAAGACGACGCGAGCGCGCAAACGGATCAATCCGAATTGCTCGAGCTCGTCGGCTACAACATCCGGCGTGCCTATCTCATCATTCAGACTTGGTTCGACAGGGAGATGGACAAGCACGACCTTCGGCAAGCCGAGTTCGCCGTGCTGTCGGTCCTGAGAGGAAACCCCGGCATCAATCAGCGCGCCCTCGCCGACGCGCTCGCGGTTGCGCCGCCGAATCTCGCGACATTGCTCGATCGCCTCGAAGGGCGCGGCTTGTTGACGCGCCAGCGCAGCACCGAAGACAAACGCGTGCAGCATGTCGAGCTGACGACGCAAGGCGTACGGCTGTATGGCCGCGCGCTGAAAGCCGCGGCCGTGGCGGATGACACGGCGCTCGAGAAGCTCAGCCGGGCCGAGCGCGAGCAGTTGAAAACCTTGTTGCGGAAGATTTTCGTCGAGTAA
- a CDS encoding SDR family NAD(P)-dependent oxidoreductase — MQAKGQAALVTGAASGLGAQTARALVEAGARVTLLDIDEPALHALAEELGRGAAQAVRCDITDAAGVEAALDAGARAHGTARILINCAGIGGAKRLVDRDGNAMPQDAFARIVNVNLLGTFNVVRLAAARMTQAEPMDDGERGVIVCTASVAAFDGQIGQAAYAASKGGLVSLTLPLARDLAQFGVRVVTIAPGLFLTPLLYALPQEVQQSLAASIPFPKRLGKPEEFAALALHVVGNVALNGEVIRLDGALRMPPR, encoded by the coding sequence ATGCAAGCAAAAGGTCAAGCGGCGCTCGTGACGGGTGCCGCATCGGGGCTCGGCGCGCAAACGGCGCGCGCATTGGTCGAGGCCGGGGCACGCGTCACGCTGCTCGACATCGACGAGCCCGCACTTCACGCGCTCGCGGAAGAGCTTGGGCGCGGCGCGGCGCAGGCGGTTCGCTGCGACATTACAGACGCCGCCGGCGTGGAGGCGGCGCTCGACGCCGGCGCGCGTGCGCACGGTACCGCCCGCATTCTCATCAATTGCGCCGGCATCGGCGGCGCGAAGCGGCTCGTCGATCGCGACGGTAACGCGATGCCCCAGGACGCGTTCGCGCGCATCGTCAACGTGAATCTGCTCGGCACCTTCAACGTGGTCCGCCTCGCGGCCGCACGCATGACGCAGGCCGAGCCCATGGACGACGGCGAGCGCGGCGTGATCGTTTGCACGGCATCCGTCGCGGCATTCGATGGGCAAATCGGACAGGCCGCCTACGCCGCGTCGAAAGGCGGACTCGTTTCGCTGACGCTGCCGCTGGCTCGCGATTTGGCTCAGTTCGGCGTGCGCGTCGTCACCATCGCGCCGGGGCTGTTTCTGACGCCGTTGCTGTACGCATTGCCGCAAGAGGTGCAGCAATCGCTCGCGGCGTCGATTCCGTTTCCGAAGCGGCTCGGCAAGCCCGAGGAGTTTGCGGCGCTTGCATTGCATGTCGTCGGTAACGTCGCGTTGAACGGCGAAGTCATCCGGCTCGACGGCGCACTGAGGATGCCGCCTCGCTGA
- a CDS encoding crotonase/enoyl-CoA hydratase family protein gives MTQPSYELLKVEYADPLAFVCLNRPAKRNAISDPLVAELRRAFETMPETIRAIVLHAEGEHFCAGLDLSEMRERSTVEAMHHSRMWHAAFEQIQFGRAPVVAVLKGATIGGGLELASACHVRVAEPSAFFALPEGSRGLFVGGGASVRVPRLIGVARMTDMMLTGRVYDAREGYDAGIAQYLVGNGEGLAKARELAERIAQNSPTTNYAVTQVLPRIADQSIQDGLLTESLMASVALSDPQTQDRLAAFLEHRAARVWPK, from the coding sequence ATGACGCAACCCTCGTATGAATTGCTGAAGGTCGAATATGCCGATCCTCTGGCATTCGTTTGCCTGAACCGTCCAGCCAAACGCAATGCGATCAGCGACCCGCTCGTCGCCGAGTTGCGCCGCGCCTTCGAGACGATGCCGGAGACGATCCGTGCAATCGTGCTGCATGCGGAGGGCGAGCACTTCTGCGCGGGGCTCGATCTTTCCGAAATGCGCGAGCGCAGTACCGTCGAGGCGATGCATCATTCGCGCATGTGGCATGCCGCATTCGAACAGATTCAATTCGGGCGCGCCCCCGTTGTTGCAGTGCTGAAGGGCGCGACGATCGGTGGCGGGCTCGAGCTCGCGTCGGCCTGCCATGTGCGCGTGGCCGAACCGTCGGCGTTTTTTGCGCTGCCGGAGGGCAGCCGCGGGCTGTTCGTCGGCGGAGGCGCGTCGGTGCGCGTGCCGCGGCTCATCGGCGTCGCGCGCATGACCGACATGATGCTCACCGGGCGCGTCTACGATGCGCGCGAGGGCTACGATGCCGGCATCGCCCAATACCTCGTAGGCAACGGCGAAGGGCTTGCGAAGGCCCGCGAACTGGCCGAACGCATCGCGCAGAATTCGCCGACGACGAACTACGCGGTCACGCAGGTGTTGCCGCGTATTGCCGATCAATCGATTCAGGACGGCTTGCTGACCGAATCGCTCATGGCTTCGGTCGCGCTGAGCGACCCGCAGACGCAAGATCGCCTCGCCGCGTTTCTCGAGCATAGGGCGGCGCGCGTGTGGCCCAAGTGA